In one Nicotiana sylvestris chromosome 8, ASM39365v2, whole genome shotgun sequence genomic region, the following are encoded:
- the LOC104237430 gene encoding aspartate aminotransferase, chloroplastic: protein MVSTMFSLASATPSASFSLQDNLKSKLKLGTTSQSAFFGKDFVKAKSNGRTTMTVAVNVSRFEGITMAPPDPILGVSEAFKADTNELKLNLGVGAYRTEELQPYVLNVVKKAENLMLERGDNKEYLPIEGLAAFNKVTAELLFGADNPVIQQQRVATIQGLSGTGSLRIAAALIERYFPGSKVLISSPTWGNHKNIFNDARVPWSEYRYYDPKTVGLDFAGMIEDIKAAPEGSFILLHGCAHNPTGIDPTIEQWEKIADVIQEKNHIPFFDVAYQGFASGSLDEDASSVRLFAARGMELLVAQSYSKNLGLYGERIGAINVLCSSADAATRVKSQLKRLARPMYSNPPIHGARIVANVVGIPEFFDEWKQEMEMMAGRIKSVRQKLYDSLSTKDKSGKDWSYILKQIGMFSFTGLNKAQSENMTNKWHVYMTKDGRISLAGLSAAKCEYLADAIIDSYYNVS, encoded by the exons ATGGTTTCCACAATGTTCTCTCTAGCTTCTGCCACTCCGTCAGCTTCATTTTCCTTGCAAGATAATCTCAAG TCAAAGCTAAAGCTGGGGACTACTAGCCAAAGTGCCTTTTTCGGGAAAGACTTCGTGAAGGCAAAG TCAAATGGCCGTACTACTATGACTGTTGCTGTGAACGTCTCTCGATTTGAGGGAATAACTATGGCTCCTCCTGACCCCATTCTTGGAGTTTCTGAAGCATTCAAGGCTGATACAAATGAACTGAAGCTTAACCTTGGTGTTGGAGCTTACCGCACGGAGGAGCTTCAACCATATGTCCTCAATGTTGTTAAGAAA GCAGAAAACCTTATGCTAGAAAGAGGAGATAACAAAGAG TATCTTCCAATAGAAGGTTTGGCTGCATTCAACAAAGTCACAGCAGAGTTATTGTTTGGAGCAGATAACCCAGTGATTCAGCAACAAAGG GTGGCAACTATTCAAGGTCTGTCAGGAACTGGGTCATTGCGTATTGCTGCAGCACTGATAGAGCGTTACTTCCCTGGCTCTAAGGTTTTAATATCATCTCCAACCTGGG GAAATCATAAGAACATTTTCAATGATGCCAGGGTGCCTTGGTCTGAATATCGATATTATGATCCCAAAACAGTTGGCCTGGATTTTGCTGGGATGATAGAAGATATTAAG GCTGCTCCTGAAGGATCATTTATCTTGCTCCATGGCTGTGCGCACAACCCAACTGGTATTGATCCCACAATTGAACAATGGGAAAAGATTGCTGATGTAATTCAGGAGAAGAACCACATTCCATTTTTTGATGTCGCCTACCAG GGATTTGCAAGCGGCAGCCTTGACGAAGATGCCTCATCTGTGAGATTGTTTGCTGCACGTGGCATGGAGCTTTTGGTTGCTCAATCATATAGTAAAAATCTGGGTCTGTATGGAGAAAGGATTGGAGCTATTAATGTTCTTTGCTCATCCGCTGATGCAGCGACAAG GGTGAAAAGCCAGCTAAAAAGGCTTGCTCGACCAATGTACTCAAATCCCCCAATTCACGGTGCTAGAATTGTTGCCAATGTCGTTGGAATTCCTGAGTTCTTTGATGAATGGAAACAAGAGATGGAAATGATGGCAGGAAGGATAAAGAGTGTGAGACAGAAGCTATACGATAGCCTCTCCACCAAGGATAAGAGTGGAAAGGACTGGTCATACATTTTGAAGCAGATTGGAATGTTCTCCTTCACAGGCCTCAACAAAGCTCAG AGCGAGAACATGACCAACAAGTGGCATGTGTACATGACAAAAGACGGGAGGATATCGTTGGCTGGATTATCAGCTGCTAAATGCGAATATCTTGCAGATGCCATAATTGACTCGTACTACAATGTCAGCTAA